The bacterium nucleotide sequence CGATGCGCGCGACCATCATCCGCTCTGCCTTGCGGTCCAGGCAACGCAGCGGCGTGCCCGTGCGCACGCGACGCAGCCTCGTCACGGAGGGCTCGGGTCCGCGCGCCGCCAGGCCGCCCAGCGACACGGTGTGGCTCCAGACCTCGATGCCCACGGCCCGGAGCAGTCGCTTGGCGCAGGCGCCGACGGCCACCACGCCGGCCGTGGAGCGGGCGCTGGCGCGCTCGGCCACCTGCGCGAAACCGTCGTAGCCGTAGCGCCGGCGGCCGGCCAGATCGGCGTGTCCCGGACGCGGCGCCGGCCAGTCGGGATGGGGCTTGCCGCCGCGCCTGGCGAAGTCCCGGTTCTCGATCATCACCGCCAGGGGCGAGCCCAGCGTGCGGCCCTTCCACAGGCCGGCCAGGATCCGGCAGGCGTCGGTCTCGATCGATTGGGCGCGCGGACCCCGGCCGTAACCCTCGAGACGACGCGAGAGCTCGGCGTCCAGATCGGCTTCGCGCAGGCGCAGGCCGGCCGGGAAACCCTCGATCACCGAGACCAGGGCCGGGCCGTGGCTCTCACCCGCGAGCAGGTATCTCATGTCGCCGCGCCTCCACGCTGTA carries:
- the aroC gene encoding chorismate synthase, yielding MRYLLAGESHGPALVSVIEGFPAGLRLREADLDAELSRRLEGYGRGPRAQSIETDACRILAGLWKGRTLGSPLAVMIENRDFARRGGKPHPDWPAPRPGHADLAGRRRYGYDGFAQVAERASARSTAGVVAVGACAKRLLRAVGIEVWSHTVSLGGLAARGPEPSVTRLRRVRTGTPLRCLDRKAERMMVARIDEARAEGVTLGGVTEVVAFGVPAGLGTYAQPDRRLDAMLAAALVSIPSVKAAEIGDGVAVSARDGQSAHDELFPDGDGGVRRETNRAGGLEGGVTNGEPVRARAYVKPISTQRKGLRSVDLKTGRPRCGSWVRSDTCVVPAAGVVAEAVVAWELAVELIRFLGECPLGELVARFKRTTA